CCCTGTGTGTTCCCCTAAGATTCCCATGGGTGGGTGTGGACGTGCTCGGTGTGGCCGGGAGGAATCCCAGACCAGGTCACTGGAACCACAGTCAGTCCTTGGgctgtgtttgttttcattctttgagCAGAAATGCAGGACTTGTAGGAAATACTGTCTGGGTAACATTTTTCATGATGGTTATAGGTCTGATATCATCAACCCTGTACCTCGTTTTTCCTGTCTGAGCAGATGACCAGAGTGGGCATCTCATCTAAAAAAAGGGAAACACCTTTGTGCCTCTTTTCTATTGTCATGACATTtagccagagggagaagagagtggtACACATACATGACTTAATCCAGGCTCCCATATTGGAGTGTGGGACTGTGAAAACCTGTCAGGTTAGGGGTAGAAATATGAGGCATGGTGCTGGGCATCAGGGCAACAGGGTAAGTATGACTAGCAGGAGAGCTATTTATGACCTCAGCAGGGCAGGAGCACTCGTCTCAGATACCACCCTCCCCCATTAGAATCTACGAGGAGGAATTAAGCTTTCTCACGTATAAACAGCATAGCCCACTCGTGGTGCTGCCATTTTAAACCCATACAATGTATTTGTACATAAATGATCACTTTTCCCTTGTAGACAAACCTTGCTGTTGCTGGATAGACTTGGAGTTACCCGTGTTATGCTGacaattgaaaaacaaataaaagccgGAGTCCATTTTTATACACACACCTGCCCTGTGTGTCCTTGGAGCAGTCACTTGGTCCCTGGTCGAGGGCCATTCACGGTGGAGTCTTGGGGGCTTCATTGTGAATCGCCATCTCGCCAATTCTATGCTGCTCTGAAACGATCAGTAGGACTGCAACTTGGACGTCCAGAAGCCCCACTgcagaggcaggggaaggaaTAGTTACCTGTTTTGGGTGGAGGTTTGGGTTCCCAGAGCATCACTGGTGAAATGCAGGGGAAGGGCAGTGGTGGGGCTGAGTGTACATAAGCCCCAGGGTGGGGTTCACACAGAGCTGGTTAGAGAATTGTTCTCTCCAGGGTCCTGCTCTAAGTGAACCACGAGCAGGGTCTTAGGACAGTGGGCTACCCACACCTGCTCTCCCACCtcgaggagaaggaagaggacaaGGAGGATGGTTTGGCCCATTTCCTGGACTCTGAACCAACCCTGCACCCCTTAACACCGTAAAATACTGGAGGGTAAAGTTGACGGGATCATGGCTGCCTAAGGTGTAACGACCAGGTGACAGGCACCTCCTTGTCTACACCCTCAGATGTGCAGCCTCAGGACCAGATGTGACTTTGTATGTTTTGGGGCCATGTGGTGGGGAGATGTCTCTCATGAGCCCTCGTGGACTGACCCACCCTCATTCCAGCCCACAGTTCTCTGACTCTCGCAGCATCGTAATTCTCTGTGTTTAGCCGGGACAGACAGTACCGAGGAACAGGTAGTTCCTAACTCCTTTTGGTAAGGAGTGAGCCTGGCTCCAAGCCCACAACGCCCCGTGATGTTCAAATTCCGCAGTTAGCTGAGTGGGAGCCGtgcctcctgggcagggctgacCTCGTCCTCCTCAACATTCCTCCTGCGGTGGTGATGTTACCTAACAAAAAATGTTCTGAGATTTAATCAGTTATTGGGTAATATGAACAATTCACTAACTTCATAGGAAACCAAAATTTGAGCCtttaagacttaaaaaaagtAGGTAATCTTTATCACCATGGTTTTTAAGACACAGTGATTGTGTTTGGTGCCCTGAAATTTTGGGGGCATAGTGGGCCATTGAGAGGGAAAACAATGCactctttaaaatgtgtttacatAACACATGGAATTTGATATAATGGTGCCTTAAATCCCAAAAGGACAGGATTgtgggctgtttatttttttcttgttgtgacaCCTTACACAACCTCACATACTTGACAGAGAAACTTAATGAAGAATATtgtgaaaaaaagattttcagtAACAAATACTCGATGACACTGCCAAGGTGATATTTCCTGACAGAATGAGTTTTTCAGGAAATAGCacggaattttttttttcattaccaCATGAGGTAAAAACTGATGAAACTGGTGATTTTTAAGGTAAATTACATCTAACTCCTCATATTCTTGGTTTCCTGCCAGCAGGTAGGAAACGCTGGGTAGAGGGTAGCAGACTGGCAGGTCTCTTTTGATCCAGCTGCTGAGGGAAGGTGACAAGTGGAGACAGCACAGCTCTGGGCTGAAGGAGGAGACGCACCCATGGCTGTGGCGAGGCTCTGGGCAGGTTTTGTCACCTCTAGGAATCTGTCCTCAGAGGGTTTGGAGAGGGTTTAATGAGATGGGGTGGGTCGGTGCCTCGCATCCCTCAAAGCAAATGCCACAGGAACTTGGGTCCCCAGGCTCCCCTTCCCTGGACCGGCCCACCACCTCTGCTGCCTGTCTGCTGGCCACTCCTCAGGGGCTGAGCCCCTCTTTTTGAGGGCAAACATTGTCAAGCAGCTGTCACTCAGGGTCACCTCCAGAAAGCCTCTGAACCCCAGACCATTTCCTCAGGGCCTTTTGAGCCACGTTCCTCCAACAAAGGGCCACCTGTTAGACTTTTAAATCATCCACTTCCAGAATCATCCATAAGTACAGATCTCAGGAAAAAGTAGGTGACTGGGAGCAAGCAATGCAAATGGAATGCTCCGATGCTGCCATCCCGCTGAGGAAAATGCAGGTTGGCTTTCCTGTGCTGTCTTCCTCCCCTTGAACCCCACCCACCTCACCTAGTTGCTTTACTGAGCAAAGACAGAACTCATGATTGCCCTGGTCATCAGGGTACTGGTCTTTCCAGGCCCCAGAATGAGGGTGGAGACCGGGGAGTGAGACTCCAGTGCCCCGCAGGAAGATCAGCTGTGACAGCCAGCGCAGGGGTTGTATGGGGACAGCCCGTTGTTCAGAGTGTCAGGCAAATTAAACTCCTTGCCAAGGGCCCCCAGCCCGGGGAGCAGGCCCGAGCCCAGGACCGTCTGCTCAGGCACTGCAAACCCAGGGGACCCAAGTGGAGCGGAGGCAGGGAATGCATGTCCTTTGGGTTTATGGAGGGGTGACCAAGGCCTGTACTGTCACAAACGAAGTCATCATTCTCATTCATGGAGTCACTGCATTTGCAAAGCAGCTCACCTTGTCTGTTCTCTTGAGTCCCAGACCgtaagaaaaacaagaaacaaaattttaccaAGTGTTTGTCTACATTATTCCTCTAGACAAGGGTGAAGATGAAGGAATCTGTATGATTTGAAATGCAGCCATCCTGCTTGTGACCCTTAAGGAGGACCAACTGGGAAGGTGTGGCCTGTCCAACCTAAGGTGACTTCCTGAGTCCTCAGCTGCAACGGTGGAAGCCAAAGCCACAGGCACAGGGGAAGTCGTGGCCAGGAGTCCtgtggtttattttaaaaataatttttcttgctttattcccGTAAGAATCTGAGTAGCTAAAACAAGAGAACTAAAATAGATTTTGTCCACTTATaacccttttctcctcattttagtAATTGTCTTCTCCCAGTTGACAGCCATAAACTTTCTACGTGCATTAGAAAATGTAAGGGACCTTTATGTTAACAGGGAGAATATGTCCCTCTCGCTGGCGGTTCCCTTGCAGGAGGCAGTCCCTGCCTCCGAGCCCGTCTCTCTAACAGTGTCGTCCTTCTGGCTCCCCCTCTAGTTTAGCGGAGGCTGCTGGGCATCTGCTCCCTGTGGAACTCTAGGGTTGTGGAAAAGAAAGTGAGCAAGACACACCCATGCCCCTCGCTGCCAGCGTCTTTTCTGCTGCCTCCTTCCTGAGGAGACTGATTTCCTGAGGGTTTACTAAATCATTGTGAGGTGCCTAAAATTATGgtcttaaattaaaatgtaaagacACCACTTCCACCCGTTAGGATGGCTACtgtcaaaaaaacagaaaataacaagtattggtgaggatgtggagaaaagggaacccttgcacactgttgatgcgaatgtaaaatggtgcagttgctatggaaaacagtatgacagttcctcaaaaaattaaaaatagaactgctatatgacccagcaattccactgctgggtattacccgaaagaattgaaagcaagttcttgaagaggtatttgtacacccgtgttcatagcagcagcattcacaatagctaaaacatggaagcaacccacgtgtacatcgacagatgaatggataaacaaactgtggtatgtaCATAAacagaacattattcagccttgagaaggaaagaaagtctgacaaatgctataacatggatgaagcttaaggacattatgttaagtgaaataagcccaacaaaacaagacagaaactatatgattccacttaataTGAGATagctagagtagtcaaattcatagagacaaggTAGAATGGGGAGCTAtggtttaatgggtacagagtttccattttacaaaaggaaaagttctggagacggatggtggtaatggttgcacaacaacatgaatgtatCTAATGCCACTGTACCATACCGTTAAAAGTGGTTAagttggttaattttatgtgtattttactacaatgagaaatttagaaaataaaaaactttggaaaaaagtGTAAACTTGACACTAATATTGAGCACTGTGCTGGAAGAggaggtttttttggtttgtagCTGGCAGGGTTGTAACTAAAGCCCAGCATCTCCCAAATTCTCTCTCCGCACCTCGCTCCTTGGATCTGGGCTGAACCTGCACATGGGTGCGCAGTGGGTGCCCCTCCAGTACTTTATGCCGATAATGCCTTTGCAGGAGAACCCACGTAGACCTCACTCTGTGGAGGAGCTTGCCAAGTTCAGTGGGCAGGTGTCTTAGGGTGTTACTGGCATTCTTCTGCCTGACTAGCCAAATCCTCTTCCCTCGTGGCAACACTTTACCTCTTGGCTGTCTGTCAATTACTCCCTGCTGAGCTATAAACCAGTCAAATATTTGAGACTTAACAGGTGGTAACTTACAGCCAGCTTTCTCCAAGAGGACACATGAAGATACAGAACTCTTCTAGAATGAACCAGTGCAGCTACAGTGATGGAAtgctggggggggtgggggttcaGCATGTGCTGTGCCCCAGCCTGTAAAACACACCCCTGGGCCACCCTCTCGGCTTCTGGAGACAGGACCAAGCCTGACTCTGACCTTGGAGAAATCGGGCTGGTCTGTTTCATCAGAGAAAGTAGCTCTTGTCTGAAGCGCTTGggccagctgctgtgtgaggtGAAGGCAGTTATCCTGCTCAGGGTGCCTGGGACACAGGCGCTCTGCGTGGCCTTGGAAATGAGTGAGAGGCTTCCAGGGGTTGGCCCAACACTTACAACTCCCAGCACTTTACCTTTCTGAAGGAGTTTCAGAGAAGCCTCCCTGTGGAGAGTCACATTTGAAGTGTGTCCTCTCACGTAAAGGCCAGAGACAGCGTGGGAAGGCTGGGCGCAATAAAGGAGAGAGTTGACGTGCTGGCTGTTCCCATTCACATCCAGAAGTTAATGTGTGTTTGCTCCTTGTCCCATGAAGGTCTCTTTAGTTCCCTCATCCCGGCCGGTGTCTCCAGACCAGCTCTTCTCCAGACAGGCAAGTGATGCCACCGTCTCCGCCCGGACCTCGGACAGCAGCTTGGCACCCGTGGCTGATTTCGATTATCCCCCAGAGTTCTCCTCCTGCCTGGACAATTCTGCAGCTAAGCACAAGCTCCTGGTTAAGCCCCGCAACCAGCGGTCGAGCAAAATGAGGCGGCTGTCTTCGGTAAGTGGGCTTCTTCCCACACGCAGAGGCGGGACGGGCAGCCTTGGcaatccccactcccacccacccccGCCTCTCCCTGCTCAGGGTCACGGGCACCCTTTGAGAAACCCTTATGGTCAATGGGACCATGCTACAGGAGCTGGGCTTGCCCGTTTTTTTCACCATGAATCACATAGGTCTCTCCCCTGCATAAACACcccctccattcattcattggttcATTCTGCAGCCCTTATCAGGAACCTGCTGTGTGCTGTGGTCCACCGCCTTCCCACTGCGCTCAGTGTAAAGTCCGCATTCCAGGCCTGACACCTGGGCCTGCCTACCTCTCAggcttcctctccttctctttctcactcagcACGCTCTGGCCTCCTTTCTGCTGTGTGAGCTCTCCAAGCTGTCTCCAATCTGGGACCCGGGTACCTGCTGTATCCCTGCCAGAGACACTCTTCTCCTGGCTGGCCCCTTCTCAGCCTAAGGGTCTCAGCTCAGAGGTCCTCTCCCCACAGAGCCTCGCCTGACCATCCTATGGAAAGTGGCCCCAGTGTCCCATCACCgtatttccttccttcacagCACTGGCCGCACACAGAAGGGACCTCTATAACCGTCTGCACTCGCTTGTTTATTATGTTCTCCTTTGAGACCTTATCTCAGCTGTACTTCGAGCCCCTGGAGCAATGCTAGTCACAGGGCTggcattcagtaaacatttttgaatgcatgagtgaatgaaccaatgaatgaatgagtgaatgacagaAGAAGCTGCAGCACTAGAGTGGACACCTGCCGTGGCCAAGAACCTACTTAGTGGCATGGGGCTTGGCCCCTGCAAGTTCACCCCTCTTTGGGCGTGCTGCCTGTGGCAGTCGTCAGCTCGTAGTTCTGGGAGGCAAGAACTCGCTCGTGGAGGACTGTGGCTTCATAGCACCAGTGGGTTACATGTCCACATAGGGCTGTTGTCTTCTCCCCTGTATGGTGGTGCCTACAATGAGGAGCTGAGGGGCAGGGTGTGGGGCCACCCTGGCCAGAAAATGACAGTGCTGAGAAGGATGCTCACAGACCAacatcctctccctccttcttttgaGACAAGATTGTGGGGTGCTGATGAAGCACACAGGACAAACTAGGTTTTTCAGCTGGAGACAGTGGATGGGGGCCTCTCAGGATTTCAGGGACCCCCTGGAGAGAGTGGCTTTTCCTTTGGGCATGTGGTAGGGGCCTTGTAAACTCATGCCACCTGGGGTGACTTTTGAGGGAACTGACGCTGGAGAAAGAAGTGAGCTGTGGTTACCTTCTGGCTCATGCCCTCGTGTGAGCTGGGGACTAGGGAACTTGTGCAAATGCTTGTACATCCAGTGCATTCACAATTAAAGGCTCTGAGCTGTGGGGACTTGGAAAGGCCCAGTAATTCCAGAGCTGGCTGTCCTAGTGCTGAGTGGAGCCACAGGGCAGGGACAAAGCCAGCTCCCTCTGGGCTTTATTCCCACGGGGATGTCTTTTGCTCTGGCAGGTGTGTGTAACCAGCTGCAGCCTGGCCAGGACTTGGTGGCAGAGGGAAGCCCACTCACACTCCAGGTGGCAATGCAGCATGCCCTCTTGCTGCCTCCCTACACTGAGCTGtacccctctttccttctttagtTTTGAGCTTGACTTAGCTCTTGAACCCCATTTTTTAGAATAACAGAAAATGTGATTTAGTCAGTCTGGGTAAACACAGTCATTCTTTGATTTAAACTCTGTCATCTCCACGTCTTCCCctgcttcttccccttcccttcctggtaGGGAGCAGGCGTGGATATGTTACGTTTTTGGAGGCATCTGAATTTTCCTGACTGGGCACAGATATCTGGCCAGTGGTCACCATGTCACTGTTGGGTTCTAAGTTGGAAGCCTCTGTCCTTCAGTGTCCACAGCCCCCATTGCCCTTCAGTCATGAGGTCCCTCTCCCAACCATGAGGACCTTCCTGGTGCCCTGGCTCCTCTTGGGACCAAGGTGCATTCAGATCTTCCCGTCCTGCTCCGAGGGTAAGGAAGAGCCACCACGCTGCCCTCTCTGCTGCCCTCCTGACCCTGTGGACTTCTGCAGAGGTGTGCTGTCCCTTAGGCCTCACTGGACAGTGAGGTCCACGTTTCCCCTGCCTTTCTAATCCCCTCTAATGTCTGGGGTTTCTTCTCCATCACCCACTCTCACTACCCACCCCCCAGGCTCAGGCATCTTCAGAGTCTCAACTTCAGTCTCTTCTGCTGCTGCCTGAGTCCTTTCCTCTCTTTGGGCAGAACGGCTGTCCAGGCCCGGCTGGCCATTCTCCAGCTCTGTGGTCAGTGGTGTCAGCTCTCTGCTCCACGTCCTCTAAGCTCTGAATCTTTTGGAGCTCTAGAAAAAACATGGTCGAGGGGTCTTTCCTACCTTAAAAATCCCATCTTGCctagtaaaaaaaacaaaaaaccttggCTGTTACACTGATATTTATTACGAGTTTGAAAAAACACACTCAAGAGTGCATTTGGCTGAATCCATCTGCCCCACCAAGGCAGAGGTTGGGAAAGAGACACACGCCAAAGACAAACGCTGGTTGTTATCTCACCGTTTACCCTGCGGCACAGAACGGTGCCCTGTGTGTGGCTCCAAGGCAGTAGAAGCGGAACGCCCATAGTGTTTACACTAACGTCTCACCACACCAGCTGGTCCTCATCCCAAGCCAGGCAGTGCCAGGAGCAGGAAAGACTATGAACTCTGTTTTATCTGGAGCAGCACGATTAGATGACTCACCCAAGGTTATATGGTTGGCAGAGCTGCCAACTGGAAGTCCCAGGTCTCAGACAGAGACTGACGCCTCCTCTCTGCCCCGGACTGCTCATCGGCAGTGTTCTCTGCCCAGAGATGACATGGACGCTGCCCAAAGACGCGTTCTCTCGGGCAAGAGGAGGTAGTTGAACAGGCATGACAGTCTCCATCTTGGTGCAGGCTGAGCAGTGGGTCCCTGACTTCCGTGTCTTCGGGAGGGCTCCAGGGTGCAAAGCTGCTGTGAGGGCCCAGAGGAGGAGGTGAAGGGAGGCAGTGGAGATGGAGTGGGCATGCACATCCTTCCTGCTGTACCCGGCCAGAGACCCCAGCCTGAGTCAGAAGCCGCTTTGTTCCCAGCAAAGCCTCAGCGCAGCATCCAAGTCCCCGCTCTGGAGTCCACACTCCACGCCAGCCTTCTTCCTGCCTGGCGCCTCCACTGTAACCTCGTAGCTGCCAGTGGCTCAAGCAGGGATGTGCCCAAGCCGGGCCTGCTCCTCAGCTTTGTGCTGACGTAGTGTAGATTCTGATAGCTTTAAAACATGACCTACATCCTAAAGAGGTTTCAACATCAGTGATTTTCCTGTAGTAGTTAGTAAAAGGGCAGTCACGCCTTTTGAACCTGCAGCTTTTGAAAATTGTTCTGTAAACATCTTTGTACATCTTCGCCTTTTTGAATCCAGAGGAATGGGATTGTGTGTCTTGGCAAGAGATAGCTTAGGTATTGTCACAAACATCCCAGTTATCCGGTGTTCTCTTAGCAAGCAGATGCCAGCTAGAAAATTGTTAAAACAACGgtaaacaacaacaatgaaaacctATTGCAAACACTCCCCTGAGAGTTTCCTAacaaaaggggaaagagagagctgCGCTGTGCAACAGCTTAGGTCTCTCTTGAGGTCTCATGTCacgaactttttaaaaagatcaaccTCAACACCCTCAACCTGTTGGTCATTCTCACATAGTGCTTTTGAAGGACTCATGATTACCTTggtctcctttccttcctgagaGAGCAGGGACTGACTTTGTGTGCAAGGAGGAGGAAGTTGGATGAAATCTAAATTCCAGAGACCTTTCAGAAGGAAGATCCCACAAGGCAGTGTATACTGTCAGGCCGATAGGGcttcaggagagaaaggagagccaTAAGCGACAGGCAAGGCTTCCTGTAGGAGTGGAGTCTGAGACAGTTCTTGGGGGGTGCCCGCAGAGCAACCTGGAGGTGTCGGCGAGAGGAGCCGGCCAGTCACTCAGACCCAGAGTCTGCCACGTACGTAGTGGGGGCTTGGCAGGACTTGAGCAGGGAGTGGGAGAAACAAGTTAAGACCAGAGAATGTaggacttttaaaattaactgaaaagtttggactttatcctataAGGCTATGGTTTTGACCTTTATCCTATAAGCTGAAGTTTGCTATTGATTGTGTTTGCCATGATATGCATCATGTTTTAGGCAAACCAGCCTGCCTTCGCTGTGAGGGCACCTCCCTGGGGGAGAGAGCACTGAGGTGGGAGATGGGCTCTGAGGCAGCACCGGCTCCTAGAGCGCCAGCTTTTCTGCTGACCAGGGTATGGACCTCTCTGGGCTCCCAGTTCTCCAGGTGCAAAGAGAGAAGAATAATCCTTCCCTCACTGGGACGACTcgaggagtaaatgaaataacaagTGCAGAGAACAAAGCGTGGCAGCCACCGGCCGATGCTGGTCTCCTTCCCTTTGCTCCCCTCCGTACGGCAGTGTCCCCTGGCTTTGTGGCTCAGCCACAAGAGCCTTagacaacatttatttttagggCTTAGCTGCCACTGTGCTGCTGAAAGCTGAACTTGGGAGGCAGCATTCCAAATAGACCAGTAAGGAAGGCATTAAGACACCTGTGTGTGAATGTCCGCTTAAGTGCCAGCTCTAGACATGCTGCTTCCTTTAAACCACGTTAAGCCTTGAACAAAATAGGAAGGTCATAGGCTTCCTAAGATTCCATGTAATGATGCTatcttttgttctctttatttctgtagcGAGCACAGTCCGAATCCCTGAGCGATCTGACATGCaccccagaggaggaggaagaccaTGAGAAGCCATTACCCAAAGTCAGCACGGAAGAGAACCCCAGTTCCAGACAGCAGGATGTGGGACTGCCCAGAGGCCCTGAACCTGAGGGGCCAGCCACCATGCTGCAACCTGGGGGGCCGCGGGCAAGACGGGCTCGCCTGCAGCACTCCCCAGCGCTCAGTGCCAGTGCTGAGGAGGAGAGCCCCCCTGAGGATAACCCCCCAAGTCACCCGGACACCCCAGAGGTTACTGAGCCTGAGTTAGGCCCAGCCCCCTGCTCAGAGTCCCTATCTCTGCCAGAAGGCTCCCTGTACCCTAATCCCAGCAGCAAAAACCAGAGGGAGGAGCTGCCCCTTGCAAGCACATGTCCCCTAGCCGAGGACACAGCTGATGGGGTGGTTTCTGCTTCTGGAGACGTGGAGAGTCAACTGTCTTCTTACGTCCCTGAGGTGGACATGACGTCTTCTGAGACTGACCCTGCCACCAGCTTGGAGACTCCCTCTGGTCTGGATGAGCTGGACCAAAATGTCCAGAAGGAGATGGAGCTGATGCTGGAAGTGCCCAGTCccgagggagcagagaaggaatcTTCCGaggctcctgcccccagcccccccgcccccaagaGCTGCTTGAAGCACAAGGCCCCGGCAGTGGCCGCGAGCCTCGTCGTGTCTCCCACCCCGCCCGCCGCAGAGGAGCCCCCTCCCTGTTCCCTGGACAAAGAGGCTGCAGCCCCGGAgccccccagggctgagcaggtgGAGGCCCCACAGGGGGTACCCGAAAGGGTGGCGCCTGAGCGGAAGGTCGGCGTGCACAAGTTCTCCGTGTCGTCGGGCAGGGGGTGGCCGCGCAGGGGCAGCGCCCGGCCGCTCGAGCGCCCCGGCCCCGCGGGCTCTGCCGTCCGCCTGCCCCTTCTGAGGAGCAGCATGGCCTGGAAGAGCGAGGCTGCACTCGACGACCTCCAGGCACTGCCCGAGCCCCAGGATGGAAAACTGGAC
This genomic interval from Equus quagga isolate Etosha38 chromosome 5, UCLA_HA_Equagga_1.0, whole genome shotgun sequence contains the following:
- the CRACDL gene encoding CRACD-like protein isoform X8; this translates as MISTRVMDIKLRETAEGLGEDSTGKKKSKFKTFKKFFGKKKRKESPSSTGSSAWKQSQAKSEVVALESGPVGYDSEDELEESRGALGSRALSHDSIFIPESGQDPARPVRVFSQENVCDRIKALQLKIQCNVKMGPPPPPGGLPAKRGDDAGMSSEDDGLPRSPPEMSLLPDMGPGTTIKVSLVPSSRPVSPDQLFSRQASDATVSARTSDSSLAPVADFDYPPEFSSCLDNSAAKHKLLVKPRNQRSSKMRRLSSRAQSESLSDLTCTPEEEEDHEKPLPKVSTEENPSSRQQDVGLPRGPEPEGPATMLQPGGPRARRARLQHSPALSASAEEESPPEDNPPSHPDTPEVTEPELGPAPCSESLSLPEGSLYPNPSSKNQREELPLASTCPLAEDTADGVVSASGDVESQLSSYVPEVDMTSSETDPATSLETPSGLDELDQNVQKEMELMLEVPSPEGAEKESSEAPAPSPPAPKSCLKHKAPAVAASLVVSPTPPAAEEPPPCSLDKEAAAPEPPRAEQVEAPQGVPERVAPERKVGVHKFSVSSGRGWPRRGSARPLERPGPAGSAVRLPLLRSSMAWKSEAALDDLQALPEPQDGKLDPPKPSSPAECGAWDSEDRATSQAGPGPGPRDAATTPATRDPCPAAPEPPPGEDRNPFPVKLRSTSLSLKHRDVSSPEVKGMKRYSAEIRLEKGGLTVLSKDEKCQLGTAPTPRGARCPNDQGKGRARASEQLSSKPPLPRKPLLQTLTLPPAPAPPDGGPGELEKAAPPEPRRESRTAEKRSPHRGAATASPSVGSPDLTSQHAQFT
- the CRACDL gene encoding CRACD-like protein isoform X5, which produces MISTRVMDIKLRETAEGLGEDSTGKKKSKFKTFKKFFGKKKRKESPSSTGSSAWKQSQAKSEVVALESGPVGYDSEDELEESRGALGSRALSHDSIFIPESGQDPARPVRVFSQENVCDRIKALQLKIQCNVKMGPPPPPGGLPAKRGDDAGMSSEDDGLPRSPPEMSLLPDMGPGTTIKVSLVPSSRPVSPDQLFSRQASDATVSARTSDSSLAPVADFDYPPEFSSCLDNSAAKHKLLVKPRNQRSSKMRRLSSRAQSESLSDLTCTPEEEEDHEKPLPKVSTEENPSSRQQDVGLPRGPEPEGPATMLQPGGPRARRARLQHSPALSASAEEESPPEDNPPSHPDTPEVTEPELGPAPCSESLSLPEGSLYPNPSSKNQREELPLASTCPLAEDTADGVVSASGDVESQLSSYVPEVDMTSSETDPATSLETPSGLDELDQNVQKEMELMLEVPSPEGAEKESSEAPAPSPPAPKSCLKHKAPAVAASLVVSPTPPAAEEPPPCSLDKEAAAPEPPRAEQVEAPQGVPERVAPERKVGVHKFSVSSGRGWPRRGSARPLERPGPAGSAVRLPLLRSSMAWKSEAALDDLQALPEPQDGKLDPPKPSSPAECGAWDSEDRATSQAGPGPGPRDAATTPATRDPCPAAPEPPPGEDRNPFPVKLRSTSLSLKHRDVSSPEVKGMKRYSAEIRLEKGGLTVLSKDEKCQLGTAPTPRGARCPNDQGKGRARASEQLSSKPPLPRKPLLQTLTLPPAPAPPDGGPGELEKAAPPEPRRESRTAEKRSPHRGAAAQSAIMMEKELHQLKRASYASTDQPSWMELARKKSQAWSDMPQIIK
- the CRACDL gene encoding CRACD-like protein isoform X7, giving the protein MISTRVMDIKLRETAEGLGEDSTGKKKSKFKTFKKFFGKKKRKESPSSTGSSAWKQSQAKSEVVALESGPVGYDSEDELEESRGALGSRALSHDSIFIPESGQDPARPVRVFSQENVCDRIKALQLKIQCNVKMGPPPPPGGLPAKRGDDAGMSSEDDGLPRSPPEMSLLPDMGPGTTIKVSLVPSSRPVSPDQLFSRQASDATVSARTSDSSLAPVADFDYPPEFSSCLDNSAAKHKLLVKPRNQRSSKMRRLSSRAQSESLSDLTCTPEEEEDHEKPLPKVSTEENPSSRQQDVGLPRGPEPEGPATMLQPGGPRARRARLQHSPALSASAEEESPPEDNPPSHPDTPEVTEPELGPAPCSESLSLPEGSLYPNPSSKNQREELPLASTCPLAEDTADGVVSASGDVESQLSSYVPEVDMTSSETDPATSLETPSGLDELDQNVQKEMELMLEVPSPEGAEKESSEAPAPSPPAPKSCLKHKAPAVAASLVVSPTPPAAEEPPPCSLDKEAAAPEPPRAEQVEAPQGVPERVAPERKVGVHKFSVSSGRGWPRRGSARPLERPGPAGSAVRLPLLRSSMAWKSEAALDDLQALPEPQDGKLDPPKPSSPAECGAWDSEDRATSQAGPGPGPRDAATTPATRDPCPAAPEPPPGEDRNPFPVKLRSTSLSLKHRDVSSPEVKGMKRYSAEIRLEKGGLTVLSKDEKCQLGTAPTPRGARCPNDQGKGRARASEQLSSKPPLPRKPLLQTLTLPPAPAPPDGGPGELEKAAPPEPRRESRTAEKRSPHRGADKRTSSSDQDGVNPPLPVSPTDII
- the CRACDL gene encoding CRACD-like protein isoform X6, which codes for MISTRVMDIKLRETAEGLGEDSTGKKKSKFKTFKKFFGKKKRKESPSSTGSSAWKQSQAKSEVVALESGPVGYDSEDELEESRGALGSRALSHDSIFIPESGQDPARPVRVFSQENVCDRIKALQLKIQCNVKMGPPPPPGGLPAKRGDDAGMSSEDDGLPRSPPEMSLLPDMGPGTTIKVSLVPSSRPVSPDQLFSRQASDATVSARTSDSSLAPVADFDYPPEFSSCLDNSAAKHKLLVKPRNQRSSKMRRLSSRAQSESLSDLTCTPEEEEDHEKPLPKVSTEENPSSRQQDVGLPRGPEPEGPATMLQPGGPRARRARLQHSPALSASAEEESPPEDNPPSHPDTPEVTEPELGPAPCSESLSLPEGSLYPNPSSKNQREELPLASTCPLAEDTADGVVSASGDVESQLSSYVPEVDMTSSETDPATSLETPSGLDELDQNVQKEMELMLEVPSPEGAEKESSEAPAPSPPAPKSCLKHKAPAVAASLVVSPTPPAAEEPPPCSLDKEAAAPEPPRAEQVEAPQGVPERVAPERKVGVHKFSVSSGRGWPRRGSARPLERPGPAGSAVRLPLLRSSMAWKSEAALDDLQALPEPQDGKLDPPKPSSPAECGAWDSEDRATSQAGPGPGPRDAATTPATRDPCPAAPEPPPGEDRNPFPVKLRSTSLSLKHRDVSSPEVKGMKRYSAEIRLEKGGLTVLSKDEKCQLGTAPTPRGARCPNDQGKGRARASEQLSSKPPLPRKPLLQTLTLPPAPAPPDGGPGELEKAAPPEPRRESRTAEKRSPHRGAAQSAIMMEKELHQLKRASYASTDQPSWMELARKKSQAWSDMPQIIK